In Brevibacillus brevis NBRC 100599, a single genomic region encodes these proteins:
- a CDS encoding PP2C family protein-serine/threonine phosphatase, whose product MNHQLVKLMELKQNYEYLVMTSNEQSKRQVNYESLMPFIEELVDTWFVKMDKPCFLSISFESALGVVYFRIERGNKESAKVQREVEERIVVSEQCDTAQTPRYVRLFAQSNVNNRELKELEKSFYGLLLVNIRALILRCQQDQSSGQREIEMEMKLARRMQSMLIPTEKLQLTSLRTRTVYVPVDYVGGDYIDYRQINDRYTCFIIADVSGHGFLASIWATGIRIAVRQVLQSSYLPDEILEKLNQLLYADLVKTRSYITMLVAVYDEVEHKIRFSRAGHPQPFYLSKSNQTVLACRGGVGLGLSPDSTYQMEEVPLEEEGMLLLYTDGLIDTGRKDEFRGSRHWLEELTSLLHMPGDSKQESMDRVESYLMEITQQRQQTDDISVLILQFEPEESIALV is encoded by the coding sequence ATGAATCATCAATTGGTCAAACTAATGGAATTGAAACAAAATTATGAGTATCTGGTGATGACCAGCAATGAGCAAAGCAAGCGCCAGGTCAATTACGAGAGTCTCATGCCATTTATAGAAGAGTTAGTCGATACGTGGTTCGTGAAAATGGACAAGCCCTGCTTCCTGTCGATCTCGTTTGAATCGGCTTTAGGTGTTGTCTATTTTCGAATTGAGCGTGGGAACAAAGAGAGCGCAAAAGTGCAGCGCGAAGTAGAGGAGCGCATTGTTGTCTCGGAACAGTGTGATACCGCTCAAACACCGCGTTATGTCCGTTTGTTCGCGCAGAGTAACGTCAACAACCGTGAGCTAAAGGAACTGGAGAAATCTTTTTATGGGTTACTCCTCGTGAACATCCGGGCGTTGATCCTCAGATGTCAACAGGACCAGTCATCAGGACAGCGAGAAATTGAGATGGAGATGAAGCTGGCTAGACGCATGCAGTCGATGCTCATTCCCACAGAAAAATTGCAGTTGACCAGTTTGCGAACAAGAACGGTTTACGTACCAGTCGATTATGTCGGTGGAGATTACATCGATTATCGACAAATTAATGATCGCTACACTTGTTTTATCATTGCGGATGTGTCTGGTCACGGTTTTTTGGCCAGTATTTGGGCAACGGGGATTAGGATTGCCGTACGGCAGGTGTTGCAGTCCAGCTATTTGCCGGATGAGATCTTGGAAAAACTCAATCAGTTGCTTTATGCAGATTTGGTGAAAACCCGTTCTTACATTACGATGCTGGTTGCTGTCTATGATGAGGTGGAACACAAAATTCGATTTAGCAGGGCAGGACATCCTCAGCCTTTTTATTTGTCCAAATCGAATCAAACCGTATTAGCCTGCAGGGGTGGGGTAGGCCTAGGGCTTTCGCCCGATAGCACGTACCAAATGGAGGAGGTACCCTTAGAAGAAGAGGGTATGCTATTACTCTACACAGATGGTTTGATTGATACAGGGAGAAAAGATGAGTTTCGAGGAAGCAGGCATTGGCTAGAAGAACTAACCTCCTTATTACATATGCCTGGTGACAGTAAGCAGGAGTCGATGGATCGAGTTGAGTCCTACTTAATGGAGATAACACAGCAGCGACAACAAACGGATGATATTTCTGTGTTGATTCTTCAATTTGAGCCTGAAGAGAGTATAGCCCTCGTGTAG
- a CDS encoding prepilin peptidase: MANAMILFVLCLYLSWVDFHHRRIPNRALVAGFVLISFLELALSSPMEWLMAGLFAILSSLVFGWISYYKPLALGMGDVKLFALVCYGLGIRDFVVVLTVASLAALLVSLVLLLIRKVSLKYEVPFAPFVTMGLAVLIFMSEAS; the protein is encoded by the coding sequence ATGGCGAACGCTATGATATTATTCGTACTCTGCCTTTACCTTTCGTGGGTTGATTTTCATCATAGACGAATACCCAATCGCGCATTAGTTGCAGGGTTTGTACTAATTTCTTTTCTCGAACTCGCTCTCTCTTCGCCGATGGAATGGCTGATGGCTGGACTTTTTGCGATTCTCAGTTCACTGGTGTTTGGATGGATTAGCTATTACAAGCCTCTTGCGCTTGGGATGGGGGATGTGAAGCTATTCGCTCTAGTCTGCTATGGACTCGGGATTCGCGATTTTGTAGTCGTTCTTACGGTTGCGAGCTTGGCTGCATTGCTCGTCTCTCTCGTTTTGTTGCTGATACGAAAAGTAAGTCTAAAATACGAAGTGCCGTTTGCGCCTTTTGTCACGATGGGGTTAGCTGTCCTTATATTTATGAGTGAAGCCTCTTGA
- a CDS encoding ketoacyl-ACP synthase III: protein MMTNTSPFKSRITAIGTYVPSRVLTNTDMEKLVDTSNEWILQRTGIHERRMAREDEFTSDLAIAAIHDMIANYGKDVRDVDMILVATSTPDYPFPSVASQIQAHFQVEQAGAMDLSATCAGFTYALHTANALISSGLHRKVLVVGAETLTKVTDYTDRTTCILFGDGAGAVLVEQDSTAPGFLSVYLGSKGDGGIHVYRAGLSTRMDGRELSGNGCMVQNGREVYKWAVTTVPKGMLEVVNRAGKTLEDVDWFIPHSANLRMIESICEKSQFPLDKTLYSLTHYGNTSSATIPLSLALGIKEGKVKAGDTILVYGFGGGLVHGGLLFTWNP from the coding sequence ATGATGACAAATACAAGCCCCTTCAAGTCGCGAATTACCGCCATCGGTACGTATGTGCCGAGCCGCGTTCTTACTAATACAGATATGGAAAAGCTAGTAGATACATCGAATGAATGGATTTTGCAACGAACGGGTATTCATGAGCGCCGTATGGCAAGGGAAGATGAATTTACCAGTGATCTGGCCATCGCTGCTATCCACGATATGATTGCAAATTATGGGAAGGATGTCCGCGATGTCGATATGATTTTGGTCGCAACTAGTACCCCAGACTATCCATTTCCAAGCGTCGCGAGTCAAATCCAAGCGCATTTTCAAGTCGAGCAGGCGGGAGCCATGGACCTCTCTGCTACCTGTGCAGGATTTACGTATGCGCTCCATACAGCTAATGCGCTCATCAGCTCTGGTTTGCATCGCAAAGTGTTGGTGGTAGGTGCAGAAACGCTAACAAAAGTAACTGACTATACGGATCGTACGACGTGCATCCTATTTGGGGACGGAGCGGGAGCGGTGCTGGTTGAGCAGGATTCTACAGCTCCTGGTTTTTTGTCCGTCTATTTAGGCTCAAAGGGAGACGGAGGGATTCATGTATACCGAGCGGGCTTGTCCACGCGTATGGACGGACGAGAATTGAGCGGGAATGGATGCATGGTCCAAAACGGGAGAGAAGTGTACAAGTGGGCAGTAACAACTGTTCCAAAGGGGATGCTAGAGGTGGTGAACCGGGCGGGTAAAACGCTCGAAGATGTGGACTGGTTTATCCCGCACAGTGCCAATTTGCGCATGATCGAATCCATTTGTGAGAAGAGTCAGTTCCCTCTCGATAAGACATTGTACAGTCTGACACATTACGGGAACACATCATCGGCTACCATCCCATTGTCGCTCGCCTTGGGGATCAAGGAAGGCAAAGTAAAGGCAGGGGATACGATCCTGGTGTATGGGTTTGGCGGTGGTCTCGTCCACGGTGGTCTTTTGTTCACTTGGAATCCGTAA
- a CDS encoding valine--tRNA ligase: MSTQPTTDIDQLLPKNYDPKAAENKWYPYWIEKQFFKAERDPNKRPFTIVIPPPNVTGKLHLGHALDTTLQDIITRTKRMQGYSALFLPGMDHAGIATQARVEATLREEGISRHDLGREKFVEKVWEWKHIYASHIREQWEKLGLALDYSRERFTMDEGLSQAVREVFVRLYEKGLIYRGNRIINWDPAARTALSDIEVIYKEVKGALHHMRYPLADGTGYIEVATTRPETMLGDTAVAVHPEDERYKDMIGKTVILPIVGREIPIVADDYVDPEFGSGAVKITPAHDPNDFELGLRHQLPQIVVMDETGTMNELAGIYKGLDRFACRKQIIKDLTEQGVMFKVEEHIHQVGHSERSDAVVEPYLSTQWFVKMQPLADEALANANSPESVKFVPERFKTNYLRWIENIRDWCISRQLWWGHRIPAWYCGDCNETIVSRADVTECPSCHSHKLEQDNDVLDTWFSSGLWPFSTLGWPEESEDMKYFYPTNVLVTGYDIIFFWVARMMFSGLEFTGKSPFESVLIHGIIRDSEGRKMSKSLGNGVDPMEVIEKYGADALRYTLATGNSPGNDQRFYWEKVEANRNFANKIWNASRFALMNLTDFKYEEIDLSGELSTPDKWILSRLQATIADVTRLSDAFEFGESGRVLYNFIWDDLCDWYIEMAKLPLYGTDEAAKKTTQSVLVTVLDQTLKLLHPFMPFITEEIWQALPHQGESITVAPWPTVNEQWMFAEAESEMNQLMDIIRSVRNIRAEVNVPMSKKIELLIKPSDALSAERLTRGEQYLTRFCNPERLEISLDLATPDKAMSSVITGAELFLPLAGLIDIEQELKRLEKEVATLNGEVERIEKKLNNAGFMAKAPEKVVEEEKAKMADYMDKRDKVIARLAELKGE; the protein is encoded by the coding sequence ATGTCTACACAGCCAACAACCGACATCGACCAATTGCTGCCGAAAAACTATGATCCAAAAGCAGCAGAGAACAAATGGTATCCGTATTGGATCGAAAAACAATTTTTCAAGGCAGAACGTGACCCGAATAAACGTCCGTTTACGATTGTTATTCCACCGCCGAACGTTACTGGTAAATTGCATTTGGGCCACGCACTGGATACGACTTTGCAAGATATCATTACGCGTACCAAGCGTATGCAAGGCTACAGCGCCTTGTTCTTGCCAGGTATGGACCACGCCGGTATCGCAACACAAGCGCGTGTAGAGGCTACCTTGCGAGAAGAAGGCATCTCTCGTCATGACCTGGGCCGCGAAAAATTCGTGGAAAAGGTATGGGAGTGGAAGCACATTTACGCTTCGCATATTCGTGAGCAGTGGGAAAAACTCGGTCTTGCTCTGGATTACTCCCGCGAGCGTTTTACCATGGATGAGGGCTTGTCCCAAGCTGTACGCGAAGTATTTGTTCGCTTGTACGAAAAAGGCTTGATCTATCGCGGCAATCGCATCATTAACTGGGACCCTGCAGCCCGCACGGCTTTGTCCGATATTGAAGTAATCTACAAGGAAGTAAAGGGTGCGCTGCATCACATGCGTTACCCATTGGCGGATGGCACTGGTTATATCGAAGTAGCTACAACCCGTCCTGAAACGATGCTAGGTGATACGGCTGTAGCGGTACATCCGGAAGATGAGCGTTACAAGGACATGATCGGCAAAACCGTGATTTTGCCAATCGTAGGACGCGAAATTCCAATCGTAGCAGATGACTACGTTGATCCTGAGTTTGGGTCTGGCGCTGTAAAAATTACGCCAGCACACGATCCGAATGACTTTGAATTGGGTCTTCGTCATCAGTTGCCACAAATCGTTGTCATGGATGAGACGGGCACGATGAACGAGCTGGCCGGTATCTACAAAGGCTTGGATCGCTTTGCATGCCGCAAGCAAATCATCAAAGACTTAACGGAGCAAGGCGTTATGTTCAAGGTTGAGGAGCATATTCATCAGGTTGGACATAGTGAGCGCAGCGATGCAGTCGTAGAACCATACCTTTCTACCCAATGGTTCGTAAAAATGCAGCCATTGGCTGACGAAGCACTGGCTAATGCAAATAGCCCTGAGAGTGTGAAGTTTGTCCCAGAGCGCTTCAAGACGAACTACCTGCGTTGGATTGAAAACATCCGTGACTGGTGCATCTCCCGTCAGCTTTGGTGGGGTCACCGAATTCCTGCATGGTATTGCGGAGATTGTAACGAAACGATTGTATCTCGTGCGGATGTGACTGAGTGCCCAAGCTGCCACAGCCACAAGCTGGAGCAGGACAACGACGTTCTCGATACATGGTTCTCTTCTGGTCTGTGGCCGTTCTCGACGCTGGGCTGGCCAGAAGAATCCGAGGACATGAAGTACTTCTATCCAACGAATGTCCTGGTAACAGGCTACGATATCATCTTCTTCTGGGTAGCACGTATGATGTTCTCAGGTCTTGAATTTACCGGGAAAAGTCCGTTTGAATCCGTTTTGATCCACGGCATTATTCGCGACTCCGAAGGCCGCAAAATGTCCAAATCACTCGGCAACGGTGTCGATCCGATGGAAGTAATCGAGAAGTACGGAGCGGACGCACTGCGATACACACTGGCGACCGGGAACTCTCCAGGGAATGACCAACGCTTCTATTGGGAAAAGGTGGAGGCAAACCGCAACTTCGCAAACAAGATTTGGAACGCGTCCCGTTTTGCCTTGATGAACCTGACTGACTTCAAATACGAGGAAATCGATTTGAGCGGTGAGTTGTCTACACCAGACAAATGGATTCTCTCCCGCCTGCAAGCAACAATTGCAGATGTAACCCGTCTGTCTGATGCATTTGAATTCGGTGAATCTGGCCGTGTGCTTTACAACTTCATTTGGGATGACCTGTGTGACTGGTATATCGAGATGGCGAAGCTGCCATTGTACGGTACCGATGAAGCGGCGAAGAAAACCACCCAATCCGTTCTGGTAACGGTTCTGGATCAAACGCTCAAGCTGTTGCATCCGTTCATGCCGTTCATCACGGAAGAAATTTGGCAGGCATTGCCGCACCAAGGCGAGAGCATTACAGTAGCACCTTGGCCAACCGTTAACGAGCAATGGATGTTTGCTGAAGCAGAAAGCGAAATGAACCAGTTGATGGATATCATCCGCAGCGTACGCAACATCCGCGCTGAAGTAAACGTACCGATGTCCAAGAAAATTGAGCTCTTGATCAAGCCAAGCGATGCACTGTCCGCTGAGCGACTGACACGCGGTGAGCAGTATCTCACTCGTTTCTGCAACCCTGAGCGTCTGGAAATCAGCCTGGATCTGGCTACGCCTGATAAAGCGATGTCTTCCGTGATCACGGGAGCAGAACTGTTCCTTCCACTGGCGGGCTTGATCGATATCGAGCAAGAGCTGAAGCGCCTGGAAAAAGAAGTGGCGACACTCAACGGCGAAGTGGAGCGCATTGAGAAAAAGCTTAACAATGCTGGATTTATGGCCAAGGCACCTGAAAAAGTAGTCGAAGAGGAAAAAGCGAAGATGGCAGACTACATGGATAAGCGGGATAAGGTGATTGCACGACTTGCTGAATTGAAGGGCGAATGA
- a CDS encoding bifunctional folylpolyglutamate synthase/dihydrofolate synthase, translating to MHAEEGFVEYTQALDWLHGLLRFGQRPGLERMQWVLEQVGHPERRIPFIHVAGTNGKGSTCAFLTQMLMEAGYSVGTFTSPYLVDFRERIRYNGSMIAEEDLLQLVNEVKVWVQRCEQETEYGSPTEFEVITLIAILYFSRVARPAVVVWETGLGGRLDSTNVVLPLVSVITNIGMDHTQVLGESLEDIAREKAGIIKPGVPVVTGEVRPELLAVFEERARQMKSTLYHIGEHFQAEQVEEQLGDQQFGYKSIHRRAEASYRLTMNGIHQTTNAAVALMTIDVLRNYFSFLLEEEEISRGLQQTRWPGRLEVISPRPMVILDGAHNQEGMEALVSSLDRLLPDGVQLHLLFSGLADKPLAKMAESLAPVKSKMKKLHVTTFDFPRAAEANSLQESFLAGGWEQEFLDAVPDWRAFLLSWMREKQLAKADDWLVVCGSLYFIAQVRAFFPTIVEEAGE from the coding sequence ATGCATGCAGAAGAAGGGTTTGTAGAATACACCCAAGCGCTCGACTGGCTGCATGGACTGCTCAGGTTCGGTCAACGGCCGGGGCTTGAGAGAATGCAGTGGGTTTTGGAGCAGGTAGGACATCCTGAGCGGAGAATCCCGTTTATTCATGTGGCTGGCACCAATGGAAAAGGTTCAACCTGCGCATTCCTGACGCAAATGCTGATGGAAGCCGGATATAGTGTAGGTACATTTACCTCCCCCTATTTGGTGGATTTCCGTGAACGCATCCGTTACAACGGCAGCATGATTGCGGAAGAAGATCTATTGCAGCTGGTGAATGAAGTTAAGGTGTGGGTGCAACGATGCGAACAAGAAACAGAGTATGGTTCCCCTACCGAATTTGAAGTGATTACGCTGATCGCCATTCTTTATTTTTCAAGAGTGGCGAGACCAGCGGTAGTCGTTTGGGAAACAGGACTAGGCGGGCGATTGGATTCGACGAACGTCGTCCTTCCGCTTGTTTCAGTCATCACGAATATCGGCATGGACCATACACAAGTGCTGGGAGAAAGCTTGGAAGATATTGCCCGGGAAAAAGCGGGGATTATCAAGCCGGGTGTTCCTGTAGTCACAGGTGAGGTTAGGCCGGAACTTCTCGCGGTTTTTGAGGAGCGCGCGAGACAAATGAAGAGTACGCTATATCATATAGGTGAACATTTCCAGGCAGAGCAGGTAGAGGAGCAGCTGGGTGATCAACAGTTTGGTTACAAAAGCATTCACCGTCGTGCGGAAGCATCCTACCGTCTTACCATGAATGGCATTCACCAAACAACCAATGCAGCCGTTGCTTTAATGACTATCGATGTCCTGCGAAATTACTTCTCTTTCTTGCTGGAGGAAGAAGAAATATCTCGTGGTTTGCAACAAACGCGTTGGCCTGGTCGTCTAGAAGTCATCTCTCCAAGACCAATGGTTATCTTGGATGGGGCACACAATCAGGAAGGAATGGAGGCGCTTGTAAGCAGTCTGGATCGGTTGTTGCCGGACGGAGTACAGTTGCATTTGCTCTTTTCTGGATTGGCAGATAAGCCGCTCGCCAAAATGGCAGAGTCGCTCGCACCAGTTAAGTCAAAAATGAAAAAGCTGCATGTGACAACCTTTGACTTCCCGCGTGCAGCCGAAGCCAATAGCTTACAAGAGTCGTTTTTAGCCGGAGGCTGGGAGCAAGAGTTTCTCGATGCAGTCCCAGACTGGCGGGCGTTTCTCCTTTCTTGGATGCGGGAGAAGCAATTAGCGAAGGCGGATGACTGGCTGGTCGTCTGCGGTTCGCTCTACTTCATCGCCCAAGTACGCGCATTCTTTCCCACTATAGTAGAAGAGGCAGGTGAATAG
- a CDS encoding ATP-binding protein, with amino-acid sequence MILCERCPDNPTCDNCLVALRSGGAANKVVPPRTVKVTNLATMESYQAKLVAVSRTTIGLSSSEHDLHGRIEIELAYDFRIIGSGLRGIAGDPYHIIDIEKVLRREDVLERLLLEEFHTWHMSGELDPTDVLLHWKDRDDERGRLIKQEIQKLSILRQIETIFLYLYDEGEVRPLGDARASVEVEREMQRLVEEAAGTGGPVREQIVTSDGTKVFELYTSVLPDRTCGIALIDVTAVIAEERKRKRREWEIYRDILGVVTEGKLLLLSDEELFFLLREGHKLLAIDIRLPEQLAELRKLFKQALEPQGISDKRLLQFLVAVNEAASNTLKHGNGGVVTLYLSNDRQMCRAVIHDEGQGILLEDIPRATLQQGFSTRHSLGAGFHVILQYCDRVYLSSSLAGTKLILECNLSR; translated from the coding sequence GTGATTTTGTGTGAGCGTTGTCCGGACAATCCCACTTGTGATAATTGCCTTGTCGCGCTACGTTCTGGCGGTGCAGCGAATAAAGTCGTTCCGCCCCGCACTGTTAAGGTGACGAACCTAGCAACGATGGAATCGTACCAGGCGAAGCTGGTAGCAGTGAGTCGGACGACCATTGGGTTAAGCAGTTCTGAGCATGATTTGCACGGACGCATAGAAATAGAGCTCGCCTATGATTTCCGAATTATCGGTAGCGGATTGCGTGGTATAGCAGGTGATCCTTACCACATTATCGATATCGAAAAGGTTTTGCGACGGGAAGATGTCCTGGAGCGATTGCTTCTGGAAGAATTTCACACGTGGCACATGAGTGGCGAATTGGACCCTACAGACGTCTTGTTACATTGGAAGGATCGAGACGACGAGCGGGGGCGATTAATCAAACAAGAGATTCAAAAGCTATCCATACTGCGTCAGATCGAGACCATTTTCCTCTATCTTTACGATGAAGGGGAAGTGCGTCCGCTGGGTGACGCTCGTGCAAGTGTGGAAGTAGAGCGAGAAATGCAACGACTGGTCGAAGAGGCGGCTGGAACGGGCGGACCTGTGAGGGAGCAAATTGTCACCTCGGATGGTACAAAGGTGTTTGAATTATACACATCTGTATTGCCAGATCGGACCTGTGGAATCGCCTTGATTGATGTCACCGCCGTCATTGCAGAAGAACGAAAACGCAAAAGACGGGAATGGGAGATCTACAGAGATATTCTGGGTGTGGTCACAGAAGGTAAGCTGTTGTTGCTTAGTGATGAAGAATTATTTTTCTTGCTTCGGGAAGGGCATAAGCTCCTGGCGATCGATATCCGTTTACCGGAGCAGCTTGCAGAACTGCGTAAATTGTTCAAGCAGGCCTTGGAACCACAAGGCATTTCTGATAAACGATTGCTGCAGTTTCTCGTTGCGGTCAACGAAGCTGCTTCGAATACGTTGAAGCACGGAAATGGCGGTGTGGTCACGTTATACTTATCGAACGACAGGCAGATGTGCCGGGCTGTGATCCATGATGAAGGCCAAGGAATTTTGCTCGAGGATATTCCGCGTGCTACCTTACAACAAGGATTTTCTACACGCCACTCACTTGGTGCCGGCTTTCACGTGATCCTGCAATACTGTGATCGTGTATATTTGAGCAGCTCGCTGGCGGGTACAAAGCTAATTTTAGAATGTAACCTTTCGCGTTAA
- a CDS encoding Maf family protein produces MTKKNVPLILASSSPRRRELLQTLGLSFTVITSDVDETTAEHLTASEVVEELSLRKAKEVASRLTEGVVLGSDTVVVLDDQILGKPIDEMDAYRMLSMLQGQEHTVYSGVALIDVETGRTEVSHSLTHVRIRALTEQEIKSYIATGEPMDKAGSYAIQGIGATIVEGINGDYFTVVGLPLGLTSTLLTRFGMPIL; encoded by the coding sequence ATGACGAAAAAAAATGTTCCTCTCATTCTGGCTTCATCTTCGCCGCGTCGAAGGGAGCTTCTGCAAACTTTAGGTTTATCATTTACCGTCATCACCAGTGATGTGGATGAGACGACCGCAGAGCATTTAACTGCGAGCGAAGTAGTAGAAGAATTGTCTTTGCGCAAGGCCAAGGAAGTGGCTTCTCGCTTGACGGAAGGCGTCGTTTTAGGATCTGATACGGTAGTCGTTCTTGATGACCAAATACTGGGCAAGCCTATTGATGAAATGGACGCATATCGTATGTTGTCCATGCTCCAGGGGCAAGAGCACACCGTTTATAGTGGAGTCGCCTTGATAGATGTGGAGACAGGTCGTACTGAAGTCTCACATAGTCTAACGCACGTAAGAATTCGAGCTTTAACAGAGCAAGAAATCAAGTCGTACATCGCGACAGGTGAGCCGATGGATAAAGCGGGCTCTTACGCCATTCAGGGTATTGGAGCCACGATCGTGGAAGGAATAAACGGAGACTACTTCACTGTTGTTGGTCTTCCGTTAGGCCTGACGTCTACTCTTTTGACACGTTTTGGGATGCCAATTTTGTAA
- a CDS encoding DUF4321 domain-containing protein produces the protein MGKETLTLVFLLVSGLLFGSIIGEILSPWLPFLAKSKEITWSPAADLEILKYELNFQVKLNLASIGGLALAFWIHRRIK, from the coding sequence ATGGGGAAAGAAACGCTTACTCTCGTGTTTCTGTTGGTGAGTGGACTTTTGTTTGGTAGCATTATCGGGGAGATTTTAAGTCCTTGGCTACCTTTTTTGGCCAAGAGTAAAGAGATTACTTGGTCGCCTGCGGCAGATTTAGAAATTTTGAAGTACGAACTGAACTTTCAGGTAAAACTAAATCTAGCCAGTATCGGAGGCTTAGCCCTCGCGTTTTGGATACATCGACGAATAAAGTAG
- a CDS encoding STAS domain-containing protein codes for MDYRATEANGQATLFFVGELDMAVGDRVGELLQQYGGRNQSVTVDFQGVSFVDSSGIGSLFFTTKELLAMGKQVEIVNVREEILDILGVLGFTEALGIAVGKVGETRV; via the coding sequence ATGGACTACCGCGCAACAGAGGCGAACGGACAAGCTACATTGTTTTTCGTCGGAGAGTTGGACATGGCTGTAGGAGATCGAGTGGGTGAATTGCTCCAGCAGTATGGAGGGCGAAATCAATCCGTTACCGTCGATTTTCAAGGTGTCTCCTTTGTAGATTCTTCCGGTATTGGAAGCCTGTTTTTTACCACGAAAGAACTGTTGGCCATGGGCAAGCAGGTAGAAATCGTCAATGTCCGAGAAGAAATTCTCGATATTTTGGGCGTTCTCGGTTTTACCGAAGCACTGGGCATTGCAGTTGGAAAAGTGGGCGAAACCCGGGTTTGA
- the murC gene encoding UDP-N-acetylmuramate--L-alanine ligase, whose product MDQAQHVHFVGIGGYGMSAIARVLIDLGYKVTGSDVAMNDLAKKLEARGAVIHIGHNAAHVEGADSIVYSTSISKDNPEVIAGQALGIPVMHRSQMLARILNERTGVAVAGAHGKTTTTSMISHVLEECGVDPTFIIGGELMSAGTNAKAGTSDYVIAEADESDGSFLEYRPMYEIVTSIEPDHLEHFDGDFNNLKQAYVQFLSHLKPDGKAILCIDDSHVREVMPSVEKTVVTYAVDPNFVAQAQFSATSIECGDRCSTCQVYHKDERLGELCLVVPGKHNIANALAAIVVCLDIGLSFDKIAQALSTFSGAKRRFQIIGDARGVLVVDDYAHHPTEIIATLSGARASGRRVIAVFQPQRYTRTYFLMDEFSRAFAEADEVIITDIYSPAGEEKIEGVTSEVLVQKIRTNSHPRAQYIPTKEQMQEHVFKELQEGDLVLTMGAGDIWKSAYWLAEKLEK is encoded by the coding sequence GTGGATCAGGCCCAACACGTCCACTTTGTGGGCATCGGCGGTTATGGCATGAGTGCCATTGCCCGCGTCTTGATCGACCTTGGATACAAGGTAACCGGCTCCGATGTCGCCATGAACGATTTGGCGAAAAAGCTGGAAGCAAGAGGGGCGGTCATTCATATTGGCCATAATGCTGCCCACGTGGAGGGAGCAGACAGCATCGTATACTCCACCAGTATTTCTAAAGACAATCCTGAGGTGATCGCAGGCCAAGCACTAGGAATTCCGGTCATGCACCGTTCCCAAATGCTTGCTCGCATATTGAATGAACGCACAGGAGTAGCAGTAGCGGGAGCACACGGCAAGACGACCACGACATCGATGATCTCTCACGTACTGGAAGAGTGCGGTGTAGACCCGACTTTCATCATTGGCGGTGAATTGATGAGTGCTGGTACCAACGCAAAGGCAGGTACCAGTGATTATGTTATTGCCGAAGCAGATGAGAGCGACGGTTCCTTTTTGGAATACAGGCCGATGTATGAAATTGTGACGAGCATCGAACCAGATCATCTCGAGCATTTCGATGGCGACTTCAACAATTTGAAACAGGCGTATGTCCAGTTCTTGAGCCATCTCAAACCGGATGGAAAAGCGATCCTGTGTATCGATGATTCACATGTGCGCGAAGTCATGCCGTCCGTCGAAAAAACGGTCGTGACGTATGCAGTTGATCCGAACTTTGTGGCACAAGCACAGTTTTCTGCCACTTCGATTGAATGTGGAGATCGTTGCAGCACGTGCCAGGTTTATCACAAGGATGAGCGGTTGGGTGAATTGTGTCTCGTAGTCCCAGGCAAGCATAATATTGCAAATGCACTAGCTGCGATCGTTGTATGTCTGGATATTGGCCTTTCCTTTGATAAAATTGCACAGGCGCTGTCTACCTTTAGCGGTGCCAAGCGCAGATTTCAAATTATCGGGGATGCACGAGGCGTCCTGGTCGTAGACGACTACGCGCATCATCCGACAGAAATTATCGCGACACTTAGTGGGGCAAGAGCATCGGGCAGACGTGTAATCGCTGTGTTTCAGCCACAACGCTATACACGCACGTATTTCCTTATGGATGAATTCAGCCGTGCCTTTGCAGAAGCAGACGAAGTGATCATCACGGACATCTACTCCCCGGCTGGCGAAGAAAAAATCGAAGGAGTTACCTCCGAGGTGCTGGTTCAAAAAATCCGCACCAACAGCCACCCGCGTGCGCAGTACATTCCTACAAAGGAACAAATGCAGGAGCATGTCTTCAAAGAATTGCAAGAGGGCGACCTCGTGTTGACAATGGGTGCAGGAGACATTTGGAAATCTGCATATTGGCTGGCTGAAAAGCTAGAGAAATAA